The genomic DNA TTACCGACAGGGCCGTAAAGAAAAGCTACCTGAGCCTGGTCCGTGGCTGGGTCAAGGAAGGGGGGCTGCTGGATTATCCCCTGGTGGAAGAACATGACGCCGTCATGGGCCAGCCGCGCCTGGAAAAAAGTGCTCAGGACGCGGTAACCGCCTATGCCCCCCTGGCCCATGGGGAGCTGCCTTTTGCGGTGGGGCGCTATAATACGGCCCGCTATAGCCTGATGGCCTGCTCTCCCAAAACGGGACGGCGCCACCAGCTGCGGCGCCATTTTGATCACCTGCGCCACCCCATCATCAACGACACCACCCATGGGGACGGTAAGCATAATAAGTTTTTTCGCGAACAGATGGCCTTTAACGAACTGGGTTTGCGGGCCTGGCGCCTGAGTTTTACCCACCCAGTCACCGGCCAGGCTCTGGATATCCGGGCGCCGCTGCCTGATAGCTGGCAAGCACTGTTCACCCAATTTGGCTGGAATGGCCAGGCCCTGATGGCCGACGCCGACAGCTGGCATGACAAGGAGTATTGATGGCACGGATACATGTGGTATTCGGCTCTGTGTACGGCGCCGCCGAGCAGCTGGCCCAGACCCTCACCCAAACCCTGACCGGCAAGG from Gallaecimonas xiamenensis 3-C-1 includes the following:
- the truC gene encoding tRNA pseudouridine(65) synthase TruC; translation: MLPICYQDEHLVVIDKPAGLLVHRSKIASGERRFAMQMLRDQLGQHVFPAHRLDRPTSGLLLFALSSDVARQLTTLFTDRAVKKSYLSLVRGWVKEGGLLDYPLVEEHDAVMGQPRLEKSAQDAVTAYAPLAHGELPFAVGRYNTARYSLMACSPKTGRRHQLRRHFDHLRHPIINDTTHGDGKHNKFFREQMAFNELGLRAWRLSFTHPVTGQALDIRAPLPDSWQALFTQFGWNGQALMADADSWHDKEY